The sequence GGGGGCGGCTGCGTCGAGCGCTTCACCGGCGAGCAGGCGGTCGCGGCGATCGCCGAGGGTCGACCGCGGCTCGTCGTGGCCGATCTCGACGACGAGGTGCTCGGCCTGGGCATGCCGTGCGGTGGCGTGATGGACATCTACATCGAGCCGGTGCGCCCGCGGCCACCGCTGTTCGTTGCCGGTGATGGGCCGAGCGCGAAGGCCGTCGTCACGCTGGGCGCGCGGCTCGGCTTTCGGGTCGTGGCCCATGCGCCGGGGCTCGTCGATGACTGGCAGGACCCGATGGTGTCCGTGCGTGACGCCGCCTACGAGGTCTGTGATCCCCCTCGAGGGGCGCGGATGGTGGTGGCCTCCCGCCATCGTGGCGACGAGGCGGCGCTCGCGGCCGGGCTGCGAGCCGACGCGAGCTACCTCGGCCTGGTCGCCAATCGCACCCGCGCGGCGGCGACCCGCGCGCGGCTCGCCGAGGTGGCCGCGCCGGAGCGCGTCGCGGCCATCCGCGCTCCCGCGGGCCTTGATCTCGGAGGGCGCCGCCCCGTCGAGATCGCCATGAGCGTGCTCGCCGAGATCCTGGCCGAGGAGCGCGGGGTCGACGTGGATGCCCTCGAGCGAGCGGCCGGAGCGGGGCCCGCCGCGTGTCCCTCCCCGGGCTGGTCGAGCCCCGAGCTCGTGGTGGTCGGACACAGCCGAATTGCCGAGGCGCTCGCTGACCTCGCCGCGATGCTAGAATGGCCGATCACCCTGCATGCCGTCGCGCCCGCACCCCATCAGCGCGCAGGCTACCCCGCGACGGTCCGCTGGGTGAGCGAGGATCCCGGCTTTCAACGGCTGCCGGCGTCCCCGAGCACGGCCGTGGTGGTGGCCTCGCACCACAAGGGGGACGAGCGGGCCATCGCGGCGGCGCTCGGGGCCGGAGCGCCTTACGTAGGTCTGGTTGCCAGCGCCAGCCGGTCGCGGTTGATCCGCGAGCGGCTCCCGGGTTCGCTCGCGGATACGCCCGGCGTGCTGCGAGCCCCGGCCGGGCTGGCCATCGGGGCGCGCACGCCTGCCGAGATCGCGTTGAGCATCGTGGTCGAGATCCTTGCCTTGCTGCACGGCCGCAGCGGCCGCGCGCTGACTGCGCTCGAGGAGCTCCCGGCCCGGCGCGGGGGCCCCTGCCTCGATGCGGGCGTAGGCGAGCGATGAGCACGGCCGTGGCAGCGCGCAGCGACTTCCCCGCGCTTGCGGCCCCGGGCTTCGTCTACCTCGACAACGCGTCGACCACCCAGGCGCCGCTCGCGGTGATCGAGGCCATCGCGGCCTTTTACCGAAACGGCCACGCCAACGTAGGCCGCGGCGTGTACGGGCTCGCCGAACGCACGACGGCGGCCTACGAGGCGGCGCGGGCACAGGTGGCGCGCTTCTTGGGCTTGCGCCATCCGAGCGAGCTGGTGTTCACGTCCGGCGCAACCGACGCGATCAACCTGGTGGTCGAGGGCTGGGCGCGGCGACGCGTGACCGCGGGGAGCAGGGTCCTCACGACCGTCCTCGAGCACCACGCCAACCTACTGCCCTGGCAGCGCCTCACCCGCCAGCACGGAGCCCGGCTCGAAACGATCGACATCGACGAAGAGGGGCGGCTCGATCTCGATGACGCCGCGGCCAAGCTCCCGGGGGCGACGGTGCTGGCCGTGACCGCCATCTCCAACGTGCTCGGCGTTCGCATGCCGCTGCCGGCCCTCGCGGCGCTGGCCCGCGAGCACGGCGTGTGCATGGTCGTCGACGCGGCCCAGGCCGTGGGGCACGAGCCAGTCGACTTCGCGGCGATCGGCTGCGACTTCATGGCGCTGTCGGCCCACAAGATGCTAGGGCCCACGGGCATCGGCGTGCTGGCGGCGCGTCGCGAGCGGCTGCTCGAGCTCGAGCCGGTGCGGGTGGGCGGCGGGATGGTCCGGGAGGTCGCCGCCCTGGGGAGCGACGGGCCGTCGCGATGGCGCGAGCCGCCGTGGGGCCTCGAGGCCGGAACCCCGCACATCGCCGGGGCCATCGGCATGGCCGCCGCTGCCGAGTACCTCGCAGCCCTTGGCCTACCGCGGATCGCCGCGGCCGAGGAGAGCTTGGTCCGCGCGCTGCTCGACGGCTTGCGCGAGCTCGAGGGCATCCGGGTGCTGGGGCCCGGGCCCGGTGCGGCGCGCGCGGGGATCGTGTCCTTCACATTTGCGAGCCACCACCCCCACGACGTGGCGGGGCTACTGGGCGAGCTGGGTGTGGCCGTGCGCGCGGGCCATCACTGTGCCGTGCCACTCATGCGACACCTCGGAGCGCCATCGACCGTACGGGTAAGCCTGGGGCCGTACAACGACGAGGGCGACGTCACGGCCCTGCTCGCGGGCCTGCGGCACGTCACGCGGGTGCTCGCGTGAGCCAGCATCCCCGGAGCCTCTACCGCGAGGCCTTGCTCTGGCTGGCTCGCGCCCCCGACCACCGCGGGCCGATGCCCCACGCCGATCGGCGCGGGCGGGCGGTCAATGCCCTGTGTGGCGACGAGCTGCTGGCCGAGCTCACCCTCGGGCAGGACGATCGCATCGGCGAGCTGCGGTGCACCGTCCGCGGCTGCGCCGTAGCCGAGGCCTCGGCCCACCTCTTGGCCGAGCTCGTGCCCGGAGCGGATCACCAGCAGATTGCGGGTTGGCAAGCGCGATTCGAGGCGGCGCTCACTGGCGCTGCCCTGCCTGCCGAGCTCGCGCCCCTCGAGCCGCTGCTGGCCCTGCGCGAGCGGCCCAGCCGGCATGGCTGCGCGCTGCTTCCCTGGCACGCACTCGCCGAAGCGCTGAGGCCGGTGGGCGTCGCGCCATCGCGCGATGATCTCGGGGAGGCGGCCCAGCCCCCGGCCGGAGCCGCATCGATCGGGCCCGTCATTTCGACTGTAGGTCGTCAGAATCGCTAGCTAGTGCCCAGCTTGCAAGGGGCGGATGAAGCTCGTCGCCATGGTGACCGAGCCAAGGAACATCGCCCGCTTCCTCTCCGCGCTCGGCGAACCGACCGACGTCCCAGCACGCTCTCCCAGCGCCGACGCGGCGGCCGCCGTACTGGAAAAGCACCGTTGTGCGCCGCAAGGCGCCCGGGGACGCCGCATAGCGTCTCGCGACGCGCCTCCCGGGCCAGACCAAAGCCCGGACGGACACGTGGGCCCACGGCACGTCGATGCGCCCCGTAGCGCGCTCGGCGCCGCCCGGACCACGCTCTTTCGACCCAGGACCGAGCCATCACGACGCCCGCGGTCCCACCCTTTCGGTTTGCTGCGCTACACTGCTTCGCGCTGCGATCCGGCTTCTTTTACCTACGCGCCCGGTCCTCGTCGGTCACACGAGGCCAGCGGCGCACATACACATAAGAGAACAGCTCACCAGGCTGGCCCGAGAGGATGGGCAGCGGACTGCCCGGCTCCGTCGGGTCGTCGTGCGGCGGGGGCAGCGGGGCGGGTGGATCCGGCGGTGCCGGTGCCGGTGGCCAGGGAGCATGCCCCCCGCGGCTCGGACAGGCGACCATCAGGCCTTCGAAATGGGTTTCGCCGGAGAGGCGGGTGGTGCCGAACCGGATATCGGCAAAGATGCCGACGCTGTCCACGCCGTCGATGTGCACATGGGCCCGCTGCTGGAGCTCGCCTTCGACCTGGAGACCCGAGTGGAACCCGATCCGGAACGGCGTGGACCGACTCTCGTGGATCTTGACGATATGCTCCTCCTCCGGGCCCATCTTGCAGACGATCCTGGCCACCGAAGGAACGCCGTCGCCCGGGTTGCAGCTGATGATGACGTCGAAAATCAGGCGCCCGTCGAGCGTCGTCCAGGTCCTTTTGACCATCTCGTTCATGACGATGTCCTTCTGCAACTCTCAGGCATGAGCTCTGCAACTGACAGAACTGACAGGCATAGGCGGGGTCCGTCTGCTCCCCCGCGCGGGGAGCAGACGGACCGGTCCATCAGGCCATGACAGTGTTCTCGAGGTTGAACTGGAATGGCCTGGAGTCCGTGCCGGGGCCGCCGCCGGTCAGCACGATGTCGGCCTTGACGAGCCCCAGCAGCGACAGCTCGGTGTTCACGCTGGAGATGATGGCCGAGTTCATCACCTGGCCCTCCTCGACCTGCGACGCCACGCCGATCCAGATCGTGGGCTTGAACTGGAACACCGCCTTCTGCTGCGGGGCAATCGAGGTCTTCAGCGCGAGCAGCTTGCCACCTCTGTAGATGCTGGCGTTGATCGCGCCCTTCTGGAGGCCGTTGAGCACCTGCACCTCCCTCGTGCTTGTGCCGTAGCCGGCTTCGCTCAGGCTGTCGCCGGAGGCCGTGCAGGTCATCGTGAACAGCTGGCCGTTCTGGGCGAGCAGCTGAGGCGTGTAGTTCCCGTAGCTGTCGCTGGCGCACACGGCCATCTCCATCGGGAACACGAAGGGATGGTTGTCGCCCTGCCCGCAGTACCGGATGACCTTCCACGCCACGGAGAGCTCGTCGAAGTCGGTCCCCACGTTCTTCTGGAAGATGACGATCCGCGAGTTGTTGGTGTCGTTCGAGTCGTTGATGAAATTGAGCTGAATATCCATGTCTACTCTCCCTGTCGAAAGAATGCGACGCACCGTGCGTCGCATCGTTGCCGGCGTACTGCCCGACGCCGGTGAGTCTTTCCTGCGGCTCATGCCGCCACGATGTTTTCCAGCGTGAAGACGAAGGGCGTGGAGTCGACGCCCGCGCCGCCGCCGGCCATCACGATGTCGGCGCTGGCAATGCCCAGCAGCGACAGCTCGGTGTTCACGCTGCTGATCACGGCCGAGCCACCGAGGCGCGTGCGGCGCGGTCAAGAGCGGCGCGGTGACCGTCGTGCAACGCACGTCCGGCGACATGCGGCTCAATCCGCATCTGCACGTGGTCTTCCTCGACGGGGCTTATCACGAAGACGGCACCGAGCTCGTGTGGAACGAACTCGGTCACCTGCGAACGCGCGAGGTCGGTCAGGTCATAGAGCACGCCGTCGGGCGGATGCTCCGTTACCTCCGGCGGCACGGGCATCTCGAGATCGAGCACGACGTCGAGGAGGACGGCGAGCCCGAGGCAGCGCTCTGTGCTTCCGCCGTCTCGGGACGAGAGCCGCGCCATACGTCGTCGCCCCGCAATGGCTCCGCGGGCTCTCGCCGTCTTCTCCGAGCGCGCTCGCGTACGACAAGCCGCTGTGCGCTGCGCTCGATGGCTTCACCTTGCACGCAGCGACGCGCGCCGGTGCGCACCATGCCGCGGCGAGGGAGGCGCTGCTGCGTTACGTGCTGCGACCCCCGATCGCAAAGGAGCGCGTCGAGCCGCAGCAGGACGGCCTGGTGCGGCTCTCGCTCAAGCGCGCCTTCGCTGACGGGACTGTCGCGGTGGACATGGATCCGCTCTCGCTCTTGTGTCGCCTCGCAGCCAGCGTCCCGCCGCCGCGCTTTCACACCGTCAAGTACGCGGGCGTGCTCGCCTCGGCAAGTCCATGGCGCAAGCGCATCGGACCGCGCCCTGCGAAGCCACAAGAGCCTACGAAGGCGGACGAAGGCGCCGCTTCGAAACGCAAGCGTGGCGGCTATCGAGCGGTCGATAAACCGCGCCGAGCTCCTGCGCCGCACATTTGCGATCGACGTCCTCGAGTGCCCAGCTTGCAAGGGGCGGATGAAGCTCGTCGCCATGGTGACCGAGCCAAGGAACATCGCCCGCTTCCTCTCCGCGCTCGGCGAACCGACCGACGTCCCAGCACGCTCTCCCAGCGCCGAGGCGGCGGCCGCCGTACTGGAAGAGCACCGTTCTGCGCCGCAAGGCGCCCGGGGACGCCGCCGCGCTTCGCGACGCGCCTCCCGGGCCAGACCAAAGCCCGGACGGACACGTGTGCCCACGGCACGCCGATGCGCCCCGTAGCGCGCTCGGCGCCGCCCGGACCACGCTCTTTCGACCCAGGACCGAGCCATCACGACGCCCGCGGCCCCACCCTTTCGGTTTGCTGCGCTACACTGCTTCGCGCTGCGATCCGGCTTCTTTTACCTACGCGCTACGCGCGCATCGCCGGGTACACCACCCGAGCGGCGGCGGCGCGCGGCAGCGACGCCGGCCGCGGGAGGCGCCCGGCACGCGCGGCGGCGGCCCGGCCGGCGCTCCAGGGGTGAAGCGGGGCGCCCGAAAGGCGCCCGGGAGCGGTGCTCAGCCGCGTCCGGTACATGAGAAACAGAGCGGCGGTCACCCGCACAGGAGACGGGCCCAGATCGGTGTTTTCGGCGCGGAAGCGCACGAAAGGGAGCTGAGCACCGAAAACGTCGAGGTGGGCCCGTATCCGAAGCGGGGGCCCGCCGCTCTAGAGGCTCAGAACGCGCAGGTGGGGGTGGGGCCGGCGGTGAAGGGCTCCCAGCGGACGTCCTCGATCGCCACGTCCATCGGCGACTCCGAGTAGATGAGGAAGGGCGTGTTGACGTTGGTGATGTCGAGCCCTCTGTCCGTCAGGCACTTCAGCGGGACGGAGACCTCGTGCCACTCCCCGTCCGCGATGGAGGTCAGCGTATTGGCGATGTTGATGTCGCCGAGGCAGGGATACACGCAGTGGGCTGACAGCGTGACCAGCGGGCCCTCGGGCGGAGCATCGACGCGCGCCCGGAAGACGATCGAGGTCTCCGAATTGTAGTAAGGCGACAGATCGACCCCGGGCGCGCCCGCCGAGACCTGCGCGTAGATCTGGCCCGTCGCGCTCCAGGTCACCTGCTTGGCGCTGCCCTGGATCTCGCCGTCGATCGTGCTCACGCTGACCTCGCCGCCGGGCAGGGTGGCCCCCATGCCCACGTCGATGCCGCCCCAGTTCGAGGGGCCGCCGATGCGCAGCACGTAGTCGCCCCTGTCCTCGCCATCCACGAAGATCTCGAGCGGCTCGCTCGTGGTGCCGGCCGCCCCCGGGTCCGGGGCATCGCAGCCGTGGCCCGTGGAGACCTCGGGCAGATCGTCGCCGAGCGCGTCGGCGTCGGTGGTCACGAGGCCATAGCCATACGCGAAGAGCGGCTCCTCGCCGTCTCCCCTGTTGATGGACGTCTGGCAGTCGGCCGAGGGCCACGAGAACGACAGCTTGCCCTGGAACTCGTGATCGCCGAAGAGCACGTCGGCGACGCCGCCGCCCTCGCTGCCCGGCAGCCAGGCCGCCACGAACGCGTCTGACCGGTTGAGCTCCTTGTTGGTGTGGAGCGGGCGGCCCGACACGAACACGGTGACGATGGGCACACTCGGCGCCTGGGCGCGGATGGTCTCGATGACGGCGAGGTCCTCGGGGTAGAGGTTCGCGTGCTCGAGCGTCTCGAACTTGCCTATATCGCCCTGGCCCTCGGCGTAGGGCGTCTCGCCGATGACCACGATCGCGGCGTCGAAGGTGTCGGCCGCGGCGGTGCCGTCGGGGCTCAGGGTCGCAGCGCCGCTCAGCCCGGCGGCCGTGATCGTCTCCTCGATGCCGGCGTAGATGGACTGCGCGTTCGGGAAATCGGCGTTGGTGTTGCCGGTGCCCTGCCAGGTCAGCGTCCAGCCGCCGGACTGGTTCTGGATGTTGTTTGCGGTCTTGCCGGCCACGAGGACGTTCATCGACTTGCTGAGCGGCAGGACATCGCCCTTGTTCTTGAGCAGGACGAGCGACTTGCGCACGGCCTCGCGCGCCACGGCCCGGTGCTCCGGCGCGGCGAGGAGCGCGGCGTCGCCGGCGACCGACCGGGTCGACGGGGCGCCCTTGCTCGCCCTGGGGCCGAGGAGGCCGGCCCGCATCTTCACGCGCAGGATCCGGGTCACCGCGTCGTCGATGCGGGCCATCGGGATCTCGCCGCTCTCCGCCTGGGCGATGGTGTTCTCGATGAACGCCATCCAGTCGTTGGGCACCATGATCATGTCCACCCCGGCGTTGATCGCCGCGGCGCACCGCGTGTTGTTACAACCCGGGAGCTGGCCGTGCCCGTTCCAGTCGCCGACGACGAAGCCGGTGAAGCCGAGCTGGCCCTTGAGGATGTCGGTGAGCAGGTACTGATTGCCGTGCATCTTGTCGCCGTTCCAGCTGCTGAACGACGCCATCACGGTCTGCGCGCCCGCCGCGAGCGCGGAGAGGTAGCCCTGGGCGTGGATGTCGCGCAGAGCCTCCTCGGAGCAGACGGTGTTGCCCTGGTCCTTGCCCTGCTCGGTCCCGCCGTCGCCCATGAAGTGCTTGGCGGTCGCGACCACGTGCGCGCCGTTGAACAGGTCCGCGCTGTCCGCCGGCCGGCCCTGCAGGCCCCGGATCATCCGGCCCGCGTAGCTCCTCACGATCTCCGGATCCTCGGAGTAGCCCTCGTAGGAGCGGCCCCACCGATCGTCCCGCACCACGGCGAGCGTGGGGGCGAAGGCCCAGTCGAGCCCGGTGACGGCGACCTCGGCGGCGGTGATGGCGCCGATCTCCTCGATGAGATCGGGATCGTTCATGGCGCCGAGCCCGATGTTCTGCGGGAACAGCGTCGCGCCGATCACGTTGTTGTGGCCGTGCACCGCGTCCACGCCCCAGATGACGGGGATGCCGAGGTGCTCGCCGGGCGCGCCGCTCGTGTCGATGGAGGCCGCGTAATAGGCGTCCGCGAGGTCGACCCAGTCGGCCACGGTCGCGTGCTTGGAGCGGCCCGGCCAGGAGCCGCCGCCGTTCAGCACCGAGCCGATGTGGTACTCCCGGACCTGGTCCGGCGTGATCGCCAGGATCTCGGGCTGGACCATCTGGCCGACCTTCTGCGCCACGCTCATCTGCGCGAGCAGCTCGGCGATGGCGTCCTCGATCTCCGGGTCGAGCGCGATCTCGCTCGTCACCGTCGGCCATTCGACCGACGCGCTCTCGCCGCCCGCGCCGCCGCCACCGGCGGTGCCGGTGGTGGAGCCGGCGCCGGAGCCGCCTTCGCCGCCGCCGCCGGCGGTGCCCGTGGAGCCGGCGCCGGAGCCGCCCGCGCCGCCGCCGCCGGCGGTGCCCGTGGAGCCGGCGCCGGAGCCGCCCGCGCCGCCGCTGCCGCCGGTGCCGGTGGTGGTGCCTGCGCCGGAGCCGCCCGCGCCGCCGCTACCGCCGGTGCCGGTGGTGGTGCCTGCGCCGGAGCCGCCCTCGCCGCCGCCGCCGGCGGTGCCGGTGGTGGAGCCCGCGCCGGAGCCGCCGTCGCCGCCGCCGCCGGCGGTGCCGGTGGTGGAGCCGGCGCCGGAGCCGCCGTCGCCGCCGCCGCCGGCGGTGCCGGTGGTGGAGCCCGCGCCGGAGCCGCCGTCGCCGCCGCCACCGGCGGTGCCGGTGGTGGAGCCTGCGCCGGAGCCGCCCGACCCTGTCGCGTCAGCCGGGGGATCCGTGGAGTCGTCCCCGCAGGCGGGAACAGGGATGGTCAGGGCTGCGACCAGCAGCCATCTACCGTATTGGTTACAATGCTTCATACCAGCGCCGGAGCATGGTCCCGGCGCAGTGGGGCGTCAAATTTATAGTCCCGCAGTCTGCTTCTATCAGGACCTCTGTCGGCCATCGCTCACGCCACACCTACACGCAGACCACGATTCATCGCTTCTCGGCGGACCAGGCTTTCGGTATCCTCGATCCTCCTCCAGCCACCAAGGCAGCAAGGAAGAACGCCATGTCGCAACATTGGACGATCGCGGGCGCGCTGCTCGCCTTTGCGCTGCTCGACGCCGCCTGCGCCGACCCCGAGCAGGACGCTTCCTCCGGCGCGGCGAGCGGCGGTTCCACCTCGGTGAGCCTGCACGTGGTCTTCCTCGACGGGGCTTATCACGAAGACGGCACCGAGCTCGTGTGGAACGAACTCGGTCACCTGCGAACGGGCGAGGTCGGTCAAGTCCTAGAGCACGCCGTCGGGCGGATGCTCCGTTACCTCCGGCGGCACGGGCATCTCGAGATCGAGCACGACGTCGAGGAGGACGACGAGCCCGAGGCCGCGCTCTGTGCCTCCGCCGTCTCGGGACGAGAGCCGCGCCACACGTCGTCGCCCCGCAATGGCTCCGCGGGCTCTCGCCGTCTTCTCCGAGCGCGCTCGCGTACGACAAGCCGCTGTGCGCTGCGCTCGACGGCTTCACCTTGCACGCAGCGACGCGCGCCGGTGCGCACCATGCCGCGGCGAGGGAGGCGCTGCTGCGTTACGTGCTGCGACCCCCGATCGCAAAGGAGCGCGTCGAGCCGCAGCAGGACGGTCTGGTGCGGCTCTCGCTCAAGCGCGTCTTCGCTGACGGGACTGTCGCGGTGGACATGGATCCACTCTCGCTCCTGTGCCGCCTCGCAGCCAGCGTCCCGCCGCCGCGCTTTCACACCGTCAAGTACGCGGGCGTGCTCGCCTCGGCAAGTCCATGGCGCAATCGCATCGGACCGCGCCCTGCTAAGCCACAAGAGCCTACGAAGGCGGACGAAGGCGCCGCTCCGAAACGCAAGCGTGGCGGCTATCGAGCGGTCGATAAACCGCGCCGAGCTCCTGCGCCGCACATTTGCGATCGAGATCTACTGGCCATGGTGCACCCCAAGTGACGGGCCTGTTAACTCCTGCTGTTGAGCCCGGCCGCATCCATCGCGACGGGCCAGCAGCAACGGTGGCACTTTAGCACCGCCTGACGTCAGAACGGCGCGCTCCTCGTGCAAGAGCACGCCGTCCCGCCGTCGCCGCGGCTCGCTGGGTCAGGCAGCCTGCGGCCGCCGCGGCCAGCGCTTGCGCGATGGCCTGCGCCGCGCTGCCAGCCGCTCGAGTTCCTCGTCGTCGGCCCAGATGATCCATG comes from Sorangium aterium and encodes:
- a CDS encoding glycoside hydrolase family 3 protein translates to MKHCNQYGRWLLVAALTIPVPACGDDSTDPPADATGSGGSGAGSTTGTAGGGGDGGSGAGSTTGTAGGGGDGGSGAGSTTGTAGGGGDGGSGAGSTTGTAGGGGEGGSGAGTTTGTGGSGGAGGSGAGTTTGTGGSGGAGGSGAGSTGTAGGGGAGGSGAGSTGTAGGGGEGGSGAGSTTGTAGGGGAGGESASVEWPTVTSEIALDPEIEDAIAELLAQMSVAQKVGQMVQPEILAITPDQVREYHIGSVLNGGGSWPGRSKHATVADWVDLADAYYAASIDTSGAPGEHLGIPVIWGVDAVHGHNNVIGATLFPQNIGLGAMNDPDLIEEIGAITAAEVAVTGLDWAFAPTLAVVRDDRWGRSYEGYSEDPEIVRSYAGRMIRGLQGRPADSADLFNGAHVVATAKHFMGDGGTEQGKDQGNTVCSEEALRDIHAQGYLSALAAGAQTVMASFSSWNGDKMHGNQYLLTDILKGQLGFTGFVVGDWNGHGQLPGCNNTRCAAAINAGVDMIMVPNDWMAFIENTIAQAESGEIPMARIDDAVTRILRVKMRAGLLGPRASKGAPSTRSVAGDAALLAAPEHRAVAREAVRKSLVLLKNKGDVLPLSKSMNVLVAGKTANNIQNQSGGWTLTWQGTGNTNADFPNAQSIYAGIEETITAAGLSGAATLSPDGTAAADTFDAAIVVIGETPYAEGQGDIGKFETLEHANLYPEDLAVIETIRAQAPSVPIVTVFVSGRPLHTNKELNRSDAFVAAWLPGSEGGGVADVLFGDHEFQGKLSFSWPSADCQTSINRGDGEEPLFAYGYGLVTTDADALGDDLPEVSTGHGCDAPDPGAAGTTSEPLEIFVDGEDRGDYVLRIGGPSNWGGIDVGMGATLPGGEVSVSTIDGEIQGSAKQVTWSATGQIYAQVSAGAPGVDLSPYYNSETSIVFRARVDAPPEGPLVTLSAHCVYPCLGDINIANTLTSIADGEWHEVSVPLKCLTDRGLDITNVNTPFLIYSESPMDVAIEDVRWEPFTAGPTPTCAF
- a CDS encoding XdhC/CoxI family protein, whose product is MTPSDPRFYVTLLEMLGSERSFAVATVVNVRGSASGKPGAKAIFDEHGHNLHGWVGGGCVERFTGEQAVAAIAEGRPRLVVADLDDEVLGLGMPCGGVMDIYIEPVRPRPPLFVAGDGPSAKAVVTLGARLGFRVVAHAPGLVDDWQDPMVSVRDAAYEVCDPPRGARMVVASRHRGDEAALAAGLRADASYLGLVANRTRAAATRARLAEVAAPERVAAIRAPAGLDLGGRRPVEIAMSVLAEILAEERGVDVDALERAAGAGPAACPSPGWSSPELVVVGHSRIAEALADLAAMLEWPITLHAVAPAPHQRAGYPATVRWVSEDPGFQRLPASPSTAVVVASHHKGDERAIAAALGAGAPYVGLVASASRSRLIRERLPGSLADTPGVLRAPAGLAIGARTPAEIALSIVVEILALLHGRSGRALTALEELPARRGGPCLDAGVGER
- a CDS encoding aminotransferase class V-fold PLP-dependent enzyme, which gives rise to MSTAVAARSDFPALAAPGFVYLDNASTTQAPLAVIEAIAAFYRNGHANVGRGVYGLAERTTAAYEAARAQVARFLGLRHPSELVFTSGATDAINLVVEGWARRRVTAGSRVLTTVLEHHANLLPWQRLTRQHGARLETIDIDEEGRLDLDDAAAKLPGATVLAVTAISNVLGVRMPLPALAALAREHGVCMVVDAAQAVGHEPVDFAAIGCDFMALSAHKMLGPTGIGVLAARRERLLELEPVRVGGGMVREVAALGSDGPSRWREPPWGLEAGTPHIAGAIGMAAAAEYLAALGLPRIAAAEESLVRALLDGLRELEGIRVLGPGPGAARAGIVSFTFASHHPHDVAGLLGELGVAVRAGHHCAVPLMRHLGAPSTVRVSLGPYNDEGDVTALLAGLRHVTRVLA
- a CDS encoding transposase; the encoded protein is MERTRSPANARGRSGHRARRRADAPLPPAARASRDRARRRGGRRARGSALCFRRLGTRAAPYVVAPQWLRGLSPSSPSALAYDKPLCAALDGFTLHAATRAGAHHAAAREALLRYVLRPPIAKERVEPQQDGLVRLSLKRAFADGTVAVDMDPLSLLCRLAASVPPPRFHTVKYAGVLASASPWRKRIGPRPAKPQEPTKADEGAASKRKRGGYRAVDKPRRAPAPHICDRRPRVPSLQGADEARRHGDRAKEHRPLPLRARRTDRRPSTLSQRRGGGRRTGRAPFCAARRPGTPPRFATRLPGQTKARTDTCAHGTPMRPVARSAPPGPRSFDPGPSHHDARGPTLSVCCATLLRAAIRLLLPTRYARIAGYTTRAAAARGSDAGRGRRPARAAAARPALQG
- a CDS encoding transposase: MCAALDGFTLHAATRAGAHHAAAREALLRYVLRPPIAKERVEPQQDGLVRLSLKRVFADGTVAVDMDPLSLLCRLAASVPPPRFHTVKYAGVLASASPWRNRIGPRPAKPQEPTKADEGAAPKRKRGGYRAVDKPRRAPAPHICDRDLLAMVHPK
- a CDS encoding iron-sulfur cluster assembly scaffold protein, which translates into the protein MSQHPRSLYREALLWLARAPDHRGPMPHADRRGRAVNALCGDELLAELTLGQDDRIGELRCTVRGCAVAEASAHLLAELVPGADHQQIAGWQARFEAALTGAALPAELAPLEPLLALRERPSRHGCALLPWHALAEALRPVGVAPSRDDLGEAAQPPAGAASIGPVISTVGRQNR